A single window of Solenopsis invicta isolate M01_SB chromosome 3, UNIL_Sinv_3.0, whole genome shotgun sequence DNA harbors:
- the LOC120357044 gene encoding uncharacterized protein LOC120357044, whose protein sequence is MDALGGRLCHNCHIVRKTLYLPSGSTKVIIEHSQSNVFWQLTQVYLFTIFIMPPKKQAISTDQEILLIDAVENRPHLWDVSHPMYKRTDLKETLWQEVADIVGPHAIAEIVRERFINMRTTFMNNEKRIRESKQRCNGKGTDEIYKPKWPFYTSLLFLKKACVQTESSSNLDVLEDNQADSEERNNNLVNSIRSNIYFDKNLEKWVLIPPDTNASLHASHQDDSQTGFNQSSIETVGFSTTSSLSSEGFGCDLENFEPVSENLTFVIKKRTRLDNDPVYVKRGAMKKKSCVMEEAVEVLKKNK, encoded by the exons ATGGACGCCCTTGGTGGACGCCTGTGCCATAACTGTCATATCGTAAGAAAAACACTCTATCTCCCATCCGGGAGTACCAAAGTGATAATCGAACATTCACAGTCAAATGTATTTTGGCAATTGACTcaagtgtatttatttacaatattcatAATGCCACCAAAGAAGCAAGCAATTAGTACTgatcaagaaattttattaattgatgcTGTAGAAAATAGACCGCATTTGTGGGATGTTTCTCATCCAATGTACAAGCGAACAGACTTGAAAGAAACTCTGTGGCAAGAGGTAGCAGATATCGTAGGTCCACATGCAATAg ctgAAATAGTTCGTGAAAGATTTATCAATATGAGAACTACGTTTATGAATAACGAAAAAAGAATAAGGGAGTCAAAACAAAGATGCAATGGAAAAGGTACTGATGAGATCTACAAACCTAAGTGGCCATTCTACACAAGTCTGCTGTTCTTAAAGAAAGCCTGTGTACAAACGGAAAGTTCATCAAATCTTGATGTACTTGAAGACAATCAAGCTGATAGCGAAGAAAGAAACAATAATCTTGTAAATTCAATTAgaagcaatatatattttgataaaaatttagag AAATGGGTATTGATACCACCTGATACGAATGCATCTTTACATGCTTCACATCAAGATGACAGCCAAACAGGTTTCAATCAGTCTTCAATTGAAACAGTTGGATTTTCCACTACATCATCATTGTCATCTGAAGGATTTGGATGTGACTTAGAAAATTTTGAACCTGTTTCTGAGAATTTAActtttgtgattaaaaaaagaacgcGATTAGATAACGATCCAGTTTACGTAAAACGTGGGGCAATGAAGAAAAAGTCGTGTGTTATGGAAGAAGCAgtagaagtattaaaaaaaaataagtag
- the LOC120357046 gene encoding uncharacterized protein LOC120357046 produces the protein MSLNINQYYWQHLQKRKLSAVIIIMLLECNNKKHNRRKWVHCWVAKRKEKGLHHNLFMELSLEDPNRFRRCLRMDTETFEELLERVTPLIVKKNTHLRESISAAERLSLTLRHLATGS, from the exons ATGTCGctcaatattaatcaatattattggCAACATCTGCAGAAACGAAAATTATCAgcagttataattattatgctactggaatgtaataataaaaaacataatagaAGAAAATGGGTGCACTGTTGGGTAgccaaaagaaaagaaaaaggtttACATCACAATTTGTTCATGGAACTTAGTTTAGAAGATCCTAATAGATTCAGAAG ATGTTTGCGTATGGACACAGAAACATTTGAAGAACTTTTGGAGAGAGTTACTCCACTCATTGTGAAGAAAAATACGCATTTAAGAGAAAGCATTTCAGCAGCAGAAAGATTGTCTTTGACTTTACGTCATTTAGCTACAGGTAGTTAA
- the LOC120357042 gene encoding protein GVQW3-like produces MDRTVEQRYAIKFCVKLGKSATETLPLIQQAFGSDCLSKSQVFRWHKSFKEGREEVTDEPRIGRPSTSRIDENVTRVRDCLNFDRRLSLQLIAETLNITKTTVFRIVTDDLNMKKVCAKLVPKVLTDEQKNMRVLRCQELLEMCENDPNFLNSVITGDESWIFEYDPETKRQSSEWHTPSSPRPKKARMSKSRIKTMLIVFFDVRGIVHHEFVPTGTTVNAAFYLEVLKKLKKRVTRCRSDIKNAWKLHHDNAPSHSAFVVNDFLAKTHTPLVSQPPYSPDLAPADFFLFPRLKQGLKGKHWGTITNIQAHVTSALKDIPEKAFQDAFQAWKHRLQKCIDAGGCYFEDF; encoded by the coding sequence ATGGATCGTACTGTGGAGCAACGTTACGCTATCAAATTCTGCGTTAAACTTGGAAAGTCCGCCACCGAAACGTTGCCATTAATTCAGCAGGCCTTTGGGAGTGATTGCTTGTCAAAATCACAAGTTTTCCGATGGCACAAGTCGTTCAAGGAGGGCCGAGAGGAAGTCACCGACGAACCCCGCATTGGACGTCCATCAACCTCCCGAATTGACGAAAATGTGACGCGTGTGCgtgattgtttaaattttgacagACGGTTGAGCCTTCAATTGATAGCAGAAACTCTTAACATTACGAAAACAACAGTTTTTCGTATTGTAACCGACGATTTAAACATGAAAAAGGTGTGCGCCAAACTGGTCCCTAAAGTGTTGACCGACGAACAAAAGAACATGCGAGTGCTTCGATGCCAAGAACTCTTGGAAATGTGTGaaaatgatcctaattttttaaactcagtTATCACCGGTGATGAGTCGTGGATTTTTGAGTACGACCCGGAGACAAAAAGACAGAGTTCAGAGTGGCACACTCCATCGTCGCCCCGCCCCAAGAAGGCACGCATGAGCAAATCCAGAATCAAAACCATGCTCATTGTCTTCTTTGACGTCAGAGGCATTGTTCACCATGAATTCGTACCTACAGGGACCACTGTGAACGCAGCTTTCTACTTGGAAgtgctaaaaaaattgaaaaaaagggtcacacgTTGCCGAAGCGACATCAAGAACGCGTGGAAGCTGCATCATGACAACGCGCCAAGCCACAGCGCCTTCGTTGTCAACGATTTCCTGGCCAAGACCCACACCCCATTGGTTTCCCAGCCTCCCTACAGTCCCGACCTGGCACCCgcagacttttttttgtttcctcgtTTAAAACAAGGCCTGAAAGGAAAACATTGGGGCACAATTACAAACATCCAGGCACATGTGACATCGGCTCTAAAGGACATCCCGGAGAAGGCCTTTCAGGATGCCTTCCAGGCCTGGAAGCATCGCCTCCAAAAATGTATCGATGCGGGAGGGTGCTATTTTGAAGATTTCTAA